Proteins found in one Nocardia asteroides genomic segment:
- the istB gene encoding IS21-like element helper ATPase IstB: protein MSPATPPSQITTTLRRRRGLTEEAAAAAVDQACRRLRLPTIRAVLDEALTAAGREQLTYQGFLAELLLAECDDRDRRSTLRRVKAAGFPRQKWLGDFDFDANPAINAATIHTLATGDWIRKGEPLCLIGDSGTGKSHLLIALGTAAAEKGYRVRYTLATKLVNELVEAADEKQLAKTINRYGRVDLLCIDELGYMELDKRGAELLFQVLTEREEKNSVAIASNEAFSGWTKTFTDPRLCAAIVDRLTYGGTIIHTGTDSYRLARSRAANH, encoded by the coding sequence ATGAGTCCAGCCACCCCGCCCTCCCAGATCACCACCACCCTGCGACGGCGGCGCGGGCTCACCGAAGAAGCCGCCGCAGCGGCCGTCGACCAAGCCTGCCGACGGCTGCGGCTGCCGACGATCCGCGCCGTCCTGGACGAAGCGTTGACCGCCGCGGGCCGCGAACAGCTCACCTACCAGGGGTTCCTGGCCGAGTTGCTGCTGGCCGAATGCGACGACCGCGACCGGCGCTCCACCCTGCGCCGAGTCAAAGCCGCCGGGTTTCCCCGCCAGAAATGGCTCGGCGACTTCGACTTCGACGCCAACCCCGCCATCAACGCCGCCACCATCCACACCCTCGCCACCGGCGACTGGATCCGCAAAGGCGAACCCCTGTGCCTCATCGGCGACTCCGGCACCGGCAAATCACACCTACTCATCGCGCTCGGCACCGCCGCCGCCGAGAAAGGCTACCGAGTCCGCTACACCCTGGCCACGAAACTGGTCAACGAGCTCGTCGAAGCCGCCGACGAGAAACAACTCGCCAAAACCATCAACCGCTACGGGCGCGTCGACCTTCTATGCATCGACGAACTCGGCTATATGGAGTTGGACAAACGCGGCGCCGAACTGCTGTTCCAGGTATTGACCGAGCGCGAGGAAAAGAACAGTGTCGCCATCGCATCCAACGAAGCCTTCTCCGGATGGACGAAAACCTTCACCGACCCACGCCTGTGCGCCGCAATAGTAGACAGACTCACCTACGGCGGCACCATCATCCACACCGGCACCGACAGCTATCGACTCGCCCGCAGCCGCGCCGCCAACCATTAA
- the istA gene encoding IS21 family transposase codes for MECRVELFAAIRRDARVEGLSIRELARRHQVHRRTVRRALADAAPPPRKVPARRAPKLDAFKPAIDAMLIADTTAPRKQRHTARRVLARLVEEHGARQLSYSTVRDYVRIRRAQIDLEAGRRIEAFVPQQRLPGQEAEVDFGEVWVMLSGVKTRCQMFVFWLAYSGRAVHRVYPTAGQEAFLEGHIAAFDAIGGVPTRHIRYDNLTSAVRLVLHGSDRRRAENPRWVLFCSHFGIDPFYCQPGLAGAHEKGGVEGEVGRFRRNRLTPMPVVDSLDELNDLIRQWEIADQQRRIDGRVNTIAEDFTVEAPLLAPLPVEEFDPGLILHPRVDRSALVTVRMVKYSVPARLIGRKVRVSLQASQLVIYDGAKIVARHRRIAARTGCSVQLDHYLEVLKIKPGAFPGSTALAQARGTGVFTAAHEAFWAAARRVNGDAEGTRELIEVLLLHRSLAETDVVAGIIAALEVGAVNADVVAVEARRHAASAGGAETDRHRIGHGVRREQRVVSLTQRRLMDPAAIIAGLPPDPRPLPTVTAYDGLLVRRTPAVTPTDPDDTEKSTAS; via the coding sequence ATGGAGTGTCGGGTGGAGTTGTTTGCTGCCATTCGGCGTGATGCTCGTGTCGAGGGTCTTTCTATTCGTGAGCTGGCTCGTCGGCATCAGGTGCATCGGCGGACGGTACGTCGAGCATTGGCAGATGCGGCGCCGCCGCCCCGGAAGGTGCCGGCGCGGCGGGCGCCGAAGCTGGATGCGTTCAAACCCGCGATCGACGCGATGCTCATCGCAGACACCACCGCTCCGCGTAAACAGCGCCATACCGCCCGGCGGGTTCTGGCCAGGCTGGTCGAGGAACACGGGGCCAGGCAGTTGTCGTATTCGACGGTGCGTGACTATGTGCGGATCCGGCGCGCGCAGATCGACCTCGAGGCCGGGCGGCGGATCGAGGCGTTCGTTCCGCAGCAGCGACTACCCGGTCAGGAAGCCGAGGTCGATTTCGGTGAGGTGTGGGTGATGCTGAGCGGGGTGAAAACCCGCTGTCAGATGTTCGTGTTCTGGCTGGCCTATTCAGGGCGGGCGGTTCATCGTGTGTATCCGACCGCGGGGCAGGAAGCGTTCCTGGAAGGCCATATCGCAGCATTCGATGCGATCGGTGGTGTCCCGACCCGTCATATCCGTTATGACAATCTGACCAGCGCGGTACGTCTGGTGTTGCATGGCAGTGACCGGAGGCGTGCGGAGAACCCGCGTTGGGTGTTGTTCTGTTCGCATTTCGGAATCGATCCTTTCTATTGCCAGCCGGGTTTGGCCGGTGCGCATGAGAAAGGTGGCGTCGAGGGCGAGGTCGGCAGATTCCGACGCAACAGGTTGACCCCGATGCCGGTGGTCGATTCCCTCGATGAGCTCAACGACCTGATCCGGCAGTGGGAGATCGCCGACCAGCAGCGGCGGATCGATGGGCGGGTGAACACCATCGCCGAGGACTTCACGGTCGAGGCGCCGCTTCTGGCGCCGTTGCCGGTCGAGGAGTTCGATCCGGGCCTGATCCTGCATCCGCGAGTGGATCGCTCGGCGCTGGTGACAGTGCGGATGGTGAAGTACTCGGTCCCGGCCCGGTTGATCGGCCGCAAGGTGCGGGTATCGCTGCAGGCCTCCCAGCTGGTGATCTACGACGGCGCGAAAATCGTTGCCCGCCATCGTCGCATCGCTGCCCGCACCGGCTGCTCGGTCCAGCTCGACCACTACCTCGAGGTGCTGAAGATCAAGCCGGGCGCGTTCCCCGGCTCGACCGCACTCGCCCAGGCCCGCGGCACGGGAGTGTTCACCGCGGCGCACGAGGCGTTCTGGGCCGCGGCCCGCCGCGTCAACGGCGACGCCGAAGGCACCCGCGAGCTGATCGAGGTGCTGCTACTGCACCGCAGCCTCGCCGAAACCGATGTCGTCGCCGGAATCATCGCCGCTCTCGAGGTCGGCGCGGTCAACGCCGACGTCGTCGCGGTCGAGGCCCGCCGCCACGCCGCCAGCGCTGGTGGGGCCGAAACCGACCGTCACCGCATCGGTCACGGCGTTCGGCGTGAGCAGCGGGTTGTCAGCCTCACCCAACGGCGGCTGATGGATCCGGCCGCGATCATCGCCGGCCTGCCCCCGGACCCCAGACCGCTGCCGACCGTCACCGCCTACGACGGACTCTTGGTCCGCCGCACCCCCGCCGTGACACCCACCGATCCGGACGATACCGAAAAGAGCACCGCGTCATGA
- a CDS encoding histone deacetylase has translation MIRASFFPSTTKGPPVTHVWYAAYGSNLHARRLAYYIEGGTPPGTGHTYPGFRDRTPPLKTTPLTLPGSIYFAWQSPVWTGGVAFYADRPQDSWVKGAAARGYLLTYQQFSDLATQEMYRIPGETPDLDVEEIVANGKLQIGPGRYETLVHVNDVDGFPVVTFTSPWDTATVQIQKPSARYLGMLAAGLYESHKWEVSVILTYLSKLPGVEGRWDPEELHALVEAAAQMP, from the coding sequence CTGATTCGCGCGAGTTTCTTCCCCTCAACGACGAAAGGCCCTCCTGTGACCCACGTGTGGTACGCCGCCTACGGCTCGAACCTTCACGCCCGAAGGCTGGCGTACTACATCGAGGGAGGAACACCACCGGGAACCGGGCACACCTACCCCGGCTTCCGTGACCGCACACCTCCGCTGAAGACCACACCCCTGACCTTGCCCGGCAGCATCTACTTCGCCTGGCAGTCTCCGGTCTGGACCGGAGGCGTGGCGTTCTACGCGGACCGGCCACAAGATAGCTGGGTGAAGGGCGCAGCAGCCCGGGGCTATCTGCTGACTTACCAACAGTTCTCTGACCTGGCCACCCAGGAGATGTATCGGATACCAGGAGAGACACCAGATCTCGATGTGGAAGAGATCGTGGCCAACGGCAAGCTCCAGATCGGCCCCGGCCGATACGAAACCCTCGTCCACGTCAACGACGTCGACGGGTTCCCCGTCGTGACCTTCACGTCCCCGTGGGACACGGCCACTGTCCAGATCCAAAAGCCATCGGCGCGCTACCTCGGGATGCTCGCTGCCGGCCTTTACGAGTCGCACAAGTGGGAGGTCTCCGTGATCCTCACCTATCTCTCGAAATTGCCTGGTGTGGAGGGACGCTGGGACCCCGAGGAGCTACATGCCCTCGTCGAGGCTGCCGCGCAGATGCCGTGA
- a CDS encoding GntR family transcriptional regulator, translating into MSRRPRWKIVYDDLREQITRGQLQPGEKIPAELDLAERYDFSRPTIREAIRRLEQEGLLTAAVAGIGRTVRSRDLITWHLTKFELGAYSDDPVNRIDQWEADAHSEGWETRQLVDSVLELPATSEVARYMQCRPGTLLLRRRRLRYVQKPQVPEQLAMIADTWTPLDIANMEIDGIAPLRAVENVVYPGGIYRALGFRQVQFSDEITVRMPEPEEAALLEQQPGTPVGQHARVGIDATGRRVRVLLSVFSGDALRLHYDLRVPENRPASNGATT; encoded by the coding sequence ATGAGCAGGCGACCGAGATGGAAGATCGTTTACGACGATCTCCGCGAGCAGATCACCCGAGGTCAGCTCCAGCCCGGTGAAAAGATCCCGGCGGAGCTGGATCTCGCGGAGCGGTACGACTTCAGTCGTCCAACGATCCGAGAGGCGATCCGGCGACTTGAGCAAGAGGGGTTGCTTACCGCAGCGGTCGCAGGAATCGGCCGGACCGTGCGCAGTCGCGACCTCATCACCTGGCACCTGACGAAATTCGAGCTGGGTGCCTACAGCGACGACCCGGTCAATCGAATCGACCAGTGGGAGGCCGACGCTCACTCGGAAGGATGGGAGACTCGACAGCTCGTCGACAGCGTTTTGGAGCTGCCCGCTACCTCAGAAGTAGCGCGCTATATGCAATGCCGACCTGGAACACTGCTCTTGCGCCGCAGGCGGCTGCGGTACGTCCAGAAGCCTCAGGTACCCGAGCAGCTGGCCATGATCGCTGACACCTGGACTCCGCTGGATATCGCCAATATGGAGATCGACGGCATCGCCCCGCTGCGAGCTGTCGAGAACGTCGTCTACCCCGGCGGCATCTATCGCGCGCTGGGCTTCCGCCAAGTTCAGTTCTCCGACGAAATCACCGTCCGGATGCCCGAGCCCGAAGAAGCCGCGCTGCTCGAGCAGCAGCCAGGTACACCCGTCGGGCAGCACGCCCGCGTCGGCATCGACGCCACCGGCCGCCGCGTACGGGTCCTCCTCAGCGTCTTCAGCGGCGATGCCCTACGCCTCCACTACGACCTTCGCGTTCCAGAGAATCGCCCCGCCAGCAACGGTGCGACGACCTAA
- a CDS encoding TraM recognition domain-containing protein — protein MDRRIKDPAQGAGAAGEWKELIAVSAIGTTSLGASLSLRMAPFFGGPEQDVPWNPLSLAAHMTVMGDVVWSGAATASACCLVGGSFAALGFSAVCTRFVRTKGWQRIGTGRRPKLKRLPIDDRARFMGRGAALAPLMARAAADAAKRLKVAFPNADAAAEQRIPSRPGVSIGVSIEGRQWLFGSFEDLHVDIWGPRQGKSTSRVIPAVLEAAGTVITTSNKNDVVTATIRMREEIGDCFVFDPQRINGATEPFSWDPLSYVIPPEQRPELPKPSAGLHVVEDGPVFVDEPDGIGDRDAEPQLVWGAEERAARLAGHFADGDDGQDAKRDAFFDPAGEDLLAQLLLAAALADRPISQVWEWLTAETNTEPARILDLAGHHLAAKGLFAMYNEDPKQRSGVFGTARKMARILKSPDLRPWIEHGQGRRSFDHRAFAWSDSNTLYLLSMEGAGSAGPILNALTAGVLEASVQRGVAHGGRLPTPVTAVLDEAANVVRWRDLPKLYSHFGSRGIVVLTVLQSWAQGERCWGPGGMKALWGAANVRVLGSGLDDVPFLRERAEAVGSHHELTGSVSVSASGRSVSRSLTERQTLTVSDIQALPRGRMVVFGSGFPATLCASVPFWDRPYGARVKADIKAAAAETAKAAAALFSVQQPPVLGGEQREEGAA, from the coding sequence GTGGATCGCCGCATCAAGGACCCGGCTCAAGGCGCGGGCGCTGCGGGGGAGTGGAAGGAGCTGATCGCTGTCTCCGCGATCGGCACCACCTCGTTGGGGGCGTCGCTGTCGTTGCGGATGGCGCCGTTCTTCGGCGGCCCCGAGCAGGACGTTCCGTGGAATCCGCTCTCGCTGGCCGCGCACATGACGGTGATGGGCGATGTGGTCTGGTCGGGTGCGGCGACCGCGTCGGCGTGCTGCCTGGTCGGCGGATCGTTCGCGGCGCTGGGCTTCTCGGCGGTGTGCACCCGCTTTGTGCGCACGAAGGGCTGGCAGCGCATCGGCACTGGCCGCCGGCCGAAGCTCAAGCGGCTGCCGATCGATGACCGCGCCCGCTTCATGGGCCGCGGTGCCGCGCTGGCCCCGTTGATGGCTCGCGCGGCCGCGGATGCCGCCAAACGGCTGAAGGTGGCGTTCCCGAACGCCGACGCTGCGGCTGAGCAGCGGATCCCGTCCCGGCCTGGGGTGTCGATCGGTGTGTCGATCGAGGGTCGGCAGTGGTTGTTCGGGTCGTTCGAAGACCTGCACGTCGACATCTGGGGACCCCGTCAGGGCAAGTCGACCTCGCGTGTGATTCCGGCGGTGCTGGAGGCAGCGGGGACGGTGATCACTACCAGCAACAAGAACGACGTGGTCACCGCGACGATCCGGATGCGTGAGGAGATCGGTGACTGTTTCGTGTTCGATCCCCAGCGCATCAACGGTGCGACGGAGCCGTTCAGCTGGGATCCGCTGTCGTACGTGATCCCGCCCGAGCAGCGCCCGGAGCTGCCGAAACCGTCCGCCGGACTGCATGTTGTCGAGGACGGCCCGGTGTTCGTCGACGAGCCCGACGGCATCGGTGACCGCGACGCCGAGCCGCAGCTGGTGTGGGGTGCCGAGGAGCGCGCCGCGCGGCTGGCGGGGCATTTCGCCGACGGCGACGATGGCCAGGACGCCAAGCGTGATGCGTTTTTCGACCCGGCTGGTGAGGATCTGCTGGCGCAGCTGCTGCTGGCGGCGGCGCTGGCGGATCGCCCGATCTCGCAGGTGTGGGAGTGGCTGACCGCCGAGACCAACACCGAGCCCGCCCGGATCCTCGACCTCGCGGGCCACCACCTGGCCGCCAAGGGCCTGTTCGCGATGTACAACGAGGACCCCAAACAGCGCAGCGGTGTGTTCGGTACCGCGCGGAAGATGGCGCGGATCCTCAAGTCCCCGGATCTGCGGCCGTGGATCGAGCACGGCCAGGGTCGCCGTAGCTTCGATCACCGCGCGTTCGCGTGGTCGGACTCCAACACCCTGTACCTGCTGAGCATGGAGGGCGCCGGGTCGGCGGGGCCGATTCTCAACGCCTTGACCGCTGGGGTGCTGGAGGCGTCCGTGCAGCGCGGTGTCGCGCACGGTGGCCGGTTGCCGACGCCGGTGACTGCGGTGCTGGACGAGGCCGCCAACGTGGTGCGCTGGCGTGATCTGCCGAAGCTCTACAGCCACTTCGGTTCACGCGGGATCGTCGTGCTGACGGTGTTGCAGTCCTGGGCTCAGGGCGAGCGCTGCTGGGGCCCTGGCGGCATGAAAGCGCTGTGGGGCGCGGCGAACGTGCGCGTGCTGGGCTCCGGTCTGGACGACGTGCCGTTCCTGCGGGAGCGCGCCGAGGCGGTCGGCTCCCACCACGAGCTGACCGGCTCGGTGTCGGTCTCAGCTTCTGGTCGCAGTGTGTCGCGCAGTCTCACCGAGCGCCAGACCCTCACCGTCTCCGACATTCAGGCGCTGCCGCGCGGCCGGATGGTCGTGTTCGGCAGCGGTTTCCCCGCCACCTTGTGCGCGTCGGTCCCGTTCTGGGATCGCCCCTACGGCGCTCGGGTGAAGGCCGACATCAAAGCCGCCGCCGCTGAGACCGCCAAGGCTGCGGCCGCGCTGTTTTCCGTCCAGCAGCCGCCCGTGCTCGGCGGCGAGCAGCGAGAGGAGGGAGCGGCGTGA
- a CDS encoding DUF4913 domain-containing protein — protein sequence MEAADPAPGGQAGAGGKGGDEPPPPLFPNYIEWVTHWLAPMYARDVGDDVTSNAWCPWWLKHPEACSTFEAMWRAWEHYRLDGKTGISVWWRDHCHTHMSRLMDPAGTFKFCSVRGHFINGQLKPLPLASPGAVLSSPAFTEAGAVSTTTTGRTTHVGRLFARLTGR from the coding sequence ATGGAAGCCGCCGACCCGGCCCCGGGCGGGCAGGCCGGCGCGGGCGGCAAGGGCGGCGACGAGCCGCCACCGCCGTTGTTCCCCAACTACATCGAGTGGGTCACCCATTGGCTGGCGCCGATGTACGCGCGGGATGTGGGCGATGACGTCACCTCCAACGCGTGGTGCCCGTGGTGGCTCAAGCATCCGGAGGCGTGCAGCACGTTCGAGGCCATGTGGCGGGCGTGGGAGCACTACCGCCTCGACGGCAAGACCGGCATCTCGGTGTGGTGGCGCGATCACTGCCACACGCACATGTCCCGGCTCATGGACCCCGCCGGGACCTTCAAGTTCTGCTCCGTACGCGGCCATTTCATCAACGGCCAGCTCAAGCCGCTGCCGCTGGCGTCGCCCGGCGCGGTCCTGTCGTCCCCGGCCTTCACCGAGGCCGGGGCTGTCTCCACCACAACAACCGGGAGGACAACCCATGTCGGACGCCTTTTCGCCCGCCTCACAGGCCGCTGA
- a CDS encoding Tn3 family transposase, whose amino-acid sequence MMRELDQDELIDRWTLLGKEPGVVATKRGAAKLGFGLMLRFYTERGRFPRGRAEIPDAAVDYVARQVGVERTEIAFYDFTGRTSKAHRTQIRQALGYRECSVSDADEIVGWLVEHVTQRERSGERVREHLLARLREVKVEPPTAGRIERMVRSALHRGEELLFAQVSARLPEPVRARLLALIAPPGGGEETLDRDAEDGSAVLVAIRSDPGNVSLNTMLTEIAKLEAVRAVGVPADVFADVGPKIVVGWRGRAAVEAPSHLREHPLETQLTLLAALLYCRCQEITDTLVELLNSTVHRINARAEVRVTNELIKEFKRVTGKENLLFKVAEATVDAGDKLVRDTVFPVAPPGVLRDLVAEFKSSGPTYQRTVKATLRSSYTNHYRAGLIKLLSVLQFRSNNTTHRPVLDALELIGKYAGTSLRYYPAGDEVPVHRGVSGDWAELVYQNDQHGDRRVVRMVFEIATFQALRDQLRCKEIWVIGAEKWRNPAEDLPADFEERRIEHYEKLSKPLDAGEFIEGLQAEMRAEFNALHTALPHCPWLEIKERRHGAIKLTPLPKAPEPRNLRKLKSQVGTRWGVVPLIDMLKEAVLRTGCLRAVTSVADRGNLPEDILAERLLLAIYAYGTNTGIKSVAGGTDRHTEDDIRYVRRRYLNTEAARRIAIEIANATFAARKPSIWGESSTAIASDSTHFGAYDQNIFTEHHSRYGRRGVLIYWSVERNGSVVIHSQLLNCSASEVHAMVDGAMHHGTEMDVESSYVDTHGQSEIGFGVTRLLGFDLLPRIKRINKCRLYRPAAGEPDLWPGLKPAMTRTIRWELISQQYDQMMKYATAIRTRTASTEAILRRFMKANAAHPTYQAMIELGRVQKTIFLCRYLRSRELQREINSGLNVVESWNGANSVIYYGKTSEIASNRRDEQEMSVLCLRICQAALVYVNVLMIQDILADPEWDGVLTAEDERGLTPLFWSHVLPYGEVKLNMNSRLALGD is encoded by the coding sequence GTGATGAGGGAGCTGGACCAGGACGAGCTGATCGACCGGTGGACGTTGCTGGGCAAGGAACCGGGCGTGGTCGCTACCAAGCGGGGTGCTGCGAAGCTCGGGTTCGGGCTGATGCTGCGGTTCTATACCGAACGAGGCCGGTTTCCGCGTGGGCGTGCCGAGATCCCTGACGCCGCGGTCGATTACGTTGCACGTCAAGTGGGTGTCGAGCGAACCGAGATCGCGTTCTACGACTTCACCGGCCGTACTAGCAAGGCACACCGGACGCAGATCCGCCAGGCGCTGGGATATCGGGAATGCAGCGTGAGCGACGCCGACGAGATCGTCGGATGGCTGGTCGAGCATGTGACCCAGCGTGAGCGTAGTGGCGAACGGGTGCGCGAGCACCTGTTGGCGCGCCTGCGTGAGGTGAAGGTGGAGCCACCCACGGCCGGGCGGATCGAGCGGATGGTGCGCTCGGCGCTGCACCGCGGTGAGGAACTGCTGTTCGCTCAGGTCAGTGCCAGACTGCCGGAGCCGGTCAGAGCGCGGCTGCTGGCGTTGATCGCACCGCCCGGCGGTGGCGAGGAAACCCTGGACCGTGACGCCGAGGATGGGTCGGCGGTGCTGGTGGCGATCCGGTCGGACCCGGGCAACGTCAGCCTGAACACGATGCTCACCGAGATCGCCAAGCTGGAAGCGGTCCGCGCGGTCGGAGTACCAGCAGATGTATTCGCCGATGTCGGGCCGAAGATCGTGGTCGGCTGGCGGGGGCGCGCGGCGGTGGAGGCACCAAGCCATCTGCGGGAGCATCCGCTCGAAACGCAGCTGACGCTGCTGGCGGCGTTGCTGTACTGCCGGTGCCAGGAAATCACCGACACACTGGTGGAGTTGCTGAATTCCACGGTGCACCGGATCAACGCCCGCGCGGAGGTGCGGGTCACCAACGAGCTGATCAAGGAGTTCAAGCGGGTCACCGGCAAGGAGAACCTCCTGTTCAAGGTGGCGGAGGCGACCGTCGACGCGGGCGACAAACTGGTGCGGGACACGGTGTTCCCGGTCGCACCGCCAGGGGTGTTGCGGGATCTGGTGGCCGAGTTCAAATCCTCGGGGCCGACGTATCAGCGCACGGTGAAGGCCACGCTGCGCTCCTCGTACACCAACCACTACCGGGCCGGGCTGATCAAGCTGCTGTCCGTGCTTCAGTTCCGCAGCAACAACACCACGCACCGCCCGGTGCTGGACGCGCTCGAACTGATCGGGAAGTACGCGGGAACGAGCTTGCGGTACTACCCGGCCGGTGACGAGGTGCCGGTGCATCGCGGGGTGTCAGGGGACTGGGCGGAGCTGGTGTACCAGAACGATCAGCACGGAGACCGCCGGGTGGTGCGGATGGTGTTCGAGATCGCCACGTTCCAGGCGTTGCGGGATCAGTTGCGGTGCAAGGAAATCTGGGTTATCGGCGCCGAGAAGTGGCGCAACCCCGCCGAGGATCTGCCGGCCGACTTCGAGGAACGCCGCATCGAGCACTACGAGAAGCTGAGTAAACCCCTCGATGCAGGCGAGTTCATCGAGGGCCTGCAAGCCGAGATGCGCGCCGAGTTCAACGCCCTGCACACCGCCCTGCCGCACTGTCCCTGGCTGGAGATCAAGGAACGGCGCCACGGCGCGATCAAGCTGACACCGCTGCCCAAGGCACCGGAGCCGCGGAACCTGCGCAAGCTGAAATCCCAGGTCGGAACCCGGTGGGGGGTGGTGCCGCTGATCGACATGCTCAAGGAAGCGGTGCTGCGGACCGGGTGCCTGCGGGCGGTCACCTCGGTCGCGGACCGCGGCAATCTGCCCGAAGACATTCTGGCCGAACGGCTTCTGCTTGCGATCTATGCCTACGGCACGAACACCGGGATCAAGTCGGTGGCCGGCGGCACCGACCGCCACACCGAGGACGACATCCGCTACGTGCGTCGCCGCTACTTGAACACCGAGGCGGCGCGGCGGATCGCGATCGAGATCGCCAACGCCACCTTCGCTGCCCGCAAGCCATCCATCTGGGGTGAATCATCGACGGCCATCGCCAGCGACTCAACGCATTTCGGCGCGTACGACCAGAACATCTTCACCGAACACCATTCCCGCTACGGCCGCCGCGGCGTGCTCATCTACTGGAGTGTCGAGCGCAACGGGTCGGTGGTCATCCACTCCCAGCTGCTCAACTGTTCCGCATCCGAGGTTCATGCCATGGTCGACGGGGCTATGCACCACGGCACCGAGATGGACGTGGAATCCTCCTATGTCGATACCCATGGCCAGTCGGAAATCGGATTCGGCGTGACCAGGCTGCTGGGATTCGATCTGCTGCCCCGGATCAAGCGCATCAACAAGTGCCGGCTCTACCGTCCCGCCGCCGGGGAGCCGGACCTGTGGCCGGGACTGAAACCGGCCATGACCAGAACCATCCGGTGGGAGCTGATCTCCCAGCAGTACGACCAGATGATGAAGTACGCCACCGCGATCCGCACCCGCACCGCCTCCACCGAGGCGATCCTGCGCCGGTTCATGAAGGCCAACGCCGCCCACCCCACCTACCAGGCGATGATCGAACTCGGCCGGGTCCAGAAGACCATCTTTCTATGCCGCTACCTGCGCAGTCGCGAATTGCAGAGGGAGATCAACAGCGGCCTGAACGTGGTCGAGTCCTGGAACGGCGCCAACTCGGTCATCTACTACGGCAAGACCTCCGAAATCGCGTCCAACCGGCGCGATGAACAGGAGATGTCGGTGTTGTGCCTGCGGATCTGCCAGGCCGCCCTCGTCTACGTCAACGTCCTGATGATCCAGGACATTCTCGCCGACCCCGAATGGGACGGTGTGCTCACCGCCGAGGACGAACGTGGCCTGACCCCGCTGTTCTGGTCCCACGTGCTGCCGTATGGGGAGGTCAAGCTGAACATGAACAGCCGCCTGGCTTTGGGGGACTGA